The Liquorilactobacillus nagelii DSM 13675 DNA window ATAGCACAGAATGATTTTAAACAAATTTTAACTGAGCGGCGGAAAATTTCAGTTGCAGATTACGAAAATTTATATCAACAGCAAGTTATTCAAACAACTGAACATAAATTGAGAACAACTGAAGATCCGGCGAAATATGTTTTCGCTGGGACTCATGAATCGCAAAGAACTTACGAAATTCATTAATTTAAAGTTGTCTTTAGGACATTGTTAAATTAAATGTTATAATTAAGTAAATTGCTTACTATTTTGTTTAAAAAACGTAAGCTTCAAAAGGCACTGAGGAGGGGATTTTTTGGCAAACATAAGTCCAGTTGAAATTGAACAATTTCAACAATCAGCTAAAGAACTGCAAAAAAAAGTTTCAAATAAGATTCATTATCTGCAAATCTTATTAAACGCTGTTCAAGAACACGACGATCGCTTAATTTACCAATTAATTGACGGAGAGAATTATTCGCAAGAAATTATGCAAGCAAAGCATGGAACATCTGATATTGGAAATGAGCGTCTTTTAGATGATGTAACTAAACAAATTGGTCAATACTTAAGTGTCAATTTACTTTCATACTTAAAGGAAACTTATCCATTTTTTTATTTTGAACAAACCGGTTTAGGTGCTTATCAGTTTTTCTTCGGTAATTGGTGGGATCGCCGGCTTTTTGGAACATTGGATGTATTAAAAGTTGCCTTTGATTTTGACGAAATTGAATATCGTAAATTAAAGCAAGCTTTTGAATTAGAACAAGAAAATAAACGGCTAAACAGTGATCGAATTGCAACGATTTCACAACAAACTGATCAATTACAAGCTCTGATCGATTCCCAGAATGAACGTGATCAAAAAAAAGAAAAAATAAGGCGGCAATTAAAACAATTAGCTCAAGAAAAAGTTCTTCCTTGGGAAGCCGCTAAAGCGAGAGAAAGCAAACAAGAATTGGTTAGTCAATTGTCTGAACTAACTGATCAAGACGAAAAAGCACAAAAAGCTTACAAGCTTATTCATGAAAGTGAAAAAGAGGTTTTGAAGCTCTCTAAAGAAGATACATTGATCGGCTATGAGAAGCAGAGTATTGTTGCTAGATTTGGTAGCTTTGAAAATTTTGAAGCACGTAACCGGTCGCTATATCGCGATTATATTGCTGACTTGATTGCAACCAAAGGGCGGGTGAGAATTGAACATGAGTGATTCATTAAAGCGAACGGTTACTTTTCAACCACACCAAGCAAAAAAAGAAGTCGATCCGGCTACCCTTAGTACGACTGGTCGTCTGATGTCATATAACGATCAACTCAAAGCAGGGTTAAAAAACGGTGCTAATTTTACACAACTACTTGACCAATTAATTACAACTGAATCAACGGAAGAACTTTTTAAAGCTGTTGCTGACTTGACAGTCTTTCAATTGGATACTGCATATTTAGTATTCCCACTACAATATAGTAAATCTGATTTTTATTTAATATTTCTAAATCGTTTATTAGACTTGCATCAACGTACGGGAGTTGTGTTACAGTCTTCAGATCAATACCATGAGCTTTATCATGAATATGCTGGTATTAATGCAGCGGGCTATTTTGTTTTTGAGTTTTCAAATGATAATCCAGATGGTGCGTACTATATTGAAAAAAATAGCCAGCTTAAGCTGCTTTATCTTGATTTTACAAAACATTTATTGCGATTTAATAGTCATGCTTTAACGCAACTATTATTAATAGACTATTATCCGAAACTAGAACCACAAAAAATCAAAAACTTTGCCAAAATACTTTTAGAAATTGGCAACTATTTAAAACAAGATTTCGGTTTTGATGTTGACTTTGGTTTTCTTGATCCGACTAATAGTTGTGTTTATCAGATTAGTGACTCCAATTTATCAACCACAATCATTGATCAATTGTTTGTTGCAGCGGCTCAAGGTGGGAAAATGCTAGAGTCCGGTACAGTAGCTCAATCAGCAATTTTACGACTTGATGATCAAGTAACTGTTACGATTTTTCGTGAAACAGATCCAGATCAAGTTCATTTTGGTGAGTGGTTATTAAAAGTTCGGGACTTGCACCAAACAACGAGTTGGTTTGATGTTTTATTGCGGTATCAATTTTTGAAAGAATGGTATCTAAATAATTTAAATAGTTTGGAAATTAAAGCAGATTTATTATATTTTTCTTAGGAGGAACAGGTGTGGATGTCGAAGGAATGCTAGCAACAGTTCAACATACACAGTTAATTCGGTTTAAAAATGCAGGGATCGTTGACCGGCAAAAAATGATTTCTTGCGAATATGCTGAATTATTGCAAAAAATAGGACAGCTTTTTTCACAGCTTGAACAAAATGAAATTGAAAATTTTACAAATTATCAAGCCGCTTTAAAGTCATTTCTAAGTGCTGCTTTAATCTGTAAATGGGGCTATCAACTATTAATTGATGAAAGTGTTGAACAACGGTTACTCAAACAAAATGCCAAAAGTTCAACTGACCAGATATATTTGACTATGGTTGAGTTGCTTTCTAAAAGCTACCAACAAAAAAGCCAAACAGCTTTTGTACATGCTTGGCATATTTTTATTAAATTTGGTATAGCTAATTTAAAGATTGATTTAAAAAATATTCTAAAAAGTGAATAATGGCTTTAAACACAGTCACTACAATATTCTGAAACGATTGCTATTGTTATTTTGTTTTAGATGTTTGCAAGCAGACTGTTTTTTTTGCAAATACTGCACGAACTGAACTCCGCCAGCTAAAATTAAAATACCTATAATTGATAAAAATGCAGTCATTCAGTTAGCCTCCTTTTCATTACATTAATGTTACATTATTGTTGCATAGTTTCAAAAATATTTCAAGCGATTAGGCTTAAAATTGATTAAATAAACAAAAAAATGAAGATTGACAATTAGCGAAATTTAACGTATAATTCAGTACGTTGTTTATGGCTCGGTAGCTCAGCTGGATAGAGCATCCGCCTTCTAAGCGGACGGTCGAGAGTTCGAATCTCTCCCGCGCCATTTAGTTGTGTAAAAAGGCCCAGAAAATCTAGGCCTTTAATTAGGTTTGATTGACGGTTAAGGATTTATTTGTTATGATTTGACCGTTGCATTCGTGCTTGCACAACTGCAACCGCACATAAGCAGTTTTAAAGTGATTGAGCTGCTGCTTGTGGCGAGTCTAAGTCAAAAATCAAGGAGGTGCAAGATATGTACGCAATTATCAAAACTGGCGGCAAGCAACTTAAAGTTGAGGCTGGCCAGGTGATCTATGTAGAAAAATTACCAGTTGCTGCAGGTGAAAAAGTAACTTTCGATCAAGTTGTTTTGGTTGGTGGTGAAAAAACAGTGATTGGCAAACCTTTTGTTGATGGAGCATCTGTTGTTGGAACTGTTGAAAAGCAGGGACGTGAACGTAAGGTTGTCACATATAAGTACAAGCCAAAGAAACATTCACATACAAAACAGGGACATCGTCAACCTTATACTAAAGTTGTGATTGATGAAATCAACGCTTAATAATAAGGATGATAGACTATGATTTGTGCTACTTTTAACTGTCAGAAAAAATTAATTAATAGTTTTGAACTGACAGGTCATGCTGATGCCGGAGAGTATGGCAATGATATTGTTTGTGCAGCTGTTTCAGTGTTGGCGATCAGCACAGTTAATGGATTACAGCAATTGGCTAAAGCTGATTTGTTAGTGAAGCAAGATGAAAAAAATGGCGGCTATTTAGCGGTTACTTTGAAAGACTTGCATAATTCGGCTGCACAATTGTTATTGCATAATTTTCAACTAGCTTTAAAGGATGTAGCACAAACCTATTCCAATTATTTGAAAATCAAAGCAGAATAATTTAATAGGAGGTGGATTTGTAATGATTATGGATTTGCAATTCTTCGCCCATAAAAAAGGCGGCGGTTCAACAGCTAACGGACGTGATTCTGAATCGAAACGTTTAGGAGCAAAACAAGCTGACGGACAAGTTGTTTCGGGCGGTTCAATTCTTTACCGCCAACGGGGTACAAAAATCTATCCTGGTGTTAATGTTGGCATGGGTGGCGATAATACTTTGTTTGCTAAGACAAGTGGAGTTGTTCGTTTTGAACGTAAAGGTCGCGACAAGAAACAGGTTTCTGTTTACCCAGTTGCAGAATAAGTTTAAATTAAGGACCAATGCGGAACGCAAGTTTTGTATTGGTCCTTTTTTCAACGGGAGATAAAAATGGAAAATTCAAGGGTCAAAAAATTGCGCAAAGAAATGCAAAGAATGCACTTTGATGGTTTTTTGGTGACTGATCCAGTCAATCGCTGTTATATGAGTGGCTTTACAGGGGATGATGGAGTTTTACTGATTACTGAACAAGATCAATTTCTGATTACAGACTGGCGTTTTGAACGCCAGGTGGAACATGATTGTCCCACTTGGCAACTAGTTTTAACTAGAGATTATTTAGGTGAGACTTGTCGTTTAGCACAAAAAAAGCATCTATCTGCATTAGCTTTTGAAAGTACCATAAATTATGATAACTATAGTTTTTTAGATGAGAATTTTCCAGCTGACTTAGCTGCAGTTTCTGCAGTAATTGAATCTCAGCGTTCAATCAAAAGCGAAGCAGAAGTGAATATAATTCGCGAATCATGTCAATTAGCTGGGCGTGGTTATCAAGCGGTACTTGAATTTTTACAACAGGAAAAAGATATTACAAGCATAACTGAGCATGATGTTGCAGTTTTTTTGGATCAGTTTATGCAAAAGCATGGTGCAGAAGATAAATCATTTCCAACAATTGTTGCTAGTGGTGAAAGATCAACCTGGCCGCATGCGATGGCCTCTAGCGCTTCGTTAAAGCCACAAACAATGGTTACACTTGATTTTGGCTATTTTTTACATAAATACACTTCAGATGTAACCAGAACATTTGCAATAGGCGAACAATCAAAAGAATTTTATCAGTTATATCAAATAGTGCAAGCAGCTCAAAAGGCTACGATTGAAGCTATCAAGCCCGGAATTTCGGGAAAACAACTCGACCAAATTGGACGCCAGATCATTACCCAAGCTGGTTATGGGAAATATTTTAATCATGGAATGGGACATGGGATCGGTTTGGCAATTCATGAATTACCGGCAGTTGGTGCTGGATCACAAGATGTTTTGCAAACTGGTCAAATAGTCACAATTGAACCAGGAGCTTATGTTCCTGATGTTGGCGGTGTACGAATTGAAGATGATATTTTAG harbors:
- a CDS encoding M24 family metallopeptidase — its product is MENSRVKKLRKEMQRMHFDGFLVTDPVNRCYMSGFTGDDGVLLITEQDQFLITDWRFERQVEHDCPTWQLVLTRDYLGETCRLAQKKHLSALAFESTINYDNYSFLDENFPADLAAVSAVIESQRSIKSEAEVNIIRESCQLAGRGYQAVLEFLQQEKDITSITEHDVAVFLDQFMQKHGAEDKSFPTIVASGERSTWPHAMASSASLKPQTMVTLDFGYFLHKYTSDVTRTFAIGEQSKEFYQLYQIVQAAQKATIEAIKPGISGKQLDQIGRQIITQAGYGKYFNHGMGHGIGLAIHELPAVGAGSQDVLQTGQIVTIEPGAYVPDVGGVRIEDDILVTQAGYEILTDFNRDYREL
- a CDS encoding ribosomal-processing cysteine protease Prp, producing MICATFNCQKKLINSFELTGHADAGEYGNDIVCAAVSVLAISTVNGLQQLAKADLLVKQDEKNGGYLAVTLKDLHNSAAQLLLHNFQLALKDVAQTYSNYLKIKAE
- the rpmA gene encoding 50S ribosomal protein L27, yielding MIMDLQFFAHKKGGGSTANGRDSESKRLGAKQADGQVVSGGSILYRQRGTKIYPGVNVGMGGDNTLFAKTSGVVRFERKGRDKKQVSVYPVAE
- the rplU gene encoding 50S ribosomal protein L21, translated to MYAIIKTGGKQLKVEAGQVIYVEKLPVAAGEKVTFDQVVLVGGEKTVIGKPFVDGASVVGTVEKQGRERKVVTYKYKPKKHSHTKQGHRQPYTKVVIDEINA